The Phyllostomus discolor isolate MPI-MPIP mPhyDis1 chromosome 9, mPhyDis1.pri.v3, whole genome shotgun sequence nucleotide sequence GTGGTAAATGGAGCCCCAAGGGTCCCTGGTGACCAGGAAGCACAGCTGGATGAGCTGCGTTCCCTCCTGGACTTCACTCAGGCCCTCTGGGAAAAACTTAGTGGGGTCTCCTCCGCAATCCCAGATTTAAGCTGTGTGACCTCATGCCTTTTAGCCTGGTGCCGAGATGGGAGTGTTTATCCTGCATCCCTAAGCCCCCTGGTGGAGGTGAAGGGCTTTCTTTCCATGTCAGGGAAACAGCCCAAGCAACTGGCCCCCGGGCAGATCTAACCTGGGCTGAGTTGGACTCAGCCACGATAATCTTATCATCTGGGGTGGAGGAAAATCAGGTCTTTGAACCACCCagcttcaaatcccagctctgccaatgGCAGGCCCCAGGAACCTGGCAGGTCCCCTAACAACTCTGACCCCTCCCAGTTTCCTCTTAGATGAAACTGGCACGTATCTGATACCTTGAAGGtggtcatgaggattaaatgagataagagaCAGGAAAGCTTCTGGCTTGGagcctggaacacagtaggtgctcagtccACACGTATTCACCTCTTCTGTCCTTTGGTCACCCACCACTGCTGTATGGGGTGGGGGCCGGCAAGTGCTTTGTCGTCTGAGTGCATTGCGGCTCAGAGAGGGGGCGACTTGGCCAGCTGCCCCCTGCACTCTGGGACCTGGAGCCGccacacccctcaccccaggaAACCCTCTCACAGGTGTCCTCTCCCTCCAGCTCTTCTTCCACCTGCAGCGCGAGCGCAGGTTCCTGGAGCCCCGGGCCCGGTTCTACGCCGCAGAGGTGGCCAGCGCCATTGGCTACCTGCACTCCCTCAACATCATCTACAGGTGAGGGCTGCCTGTGGCTCCGAGCCAAGCCCCGCCTCTGCCCCAACAGCCAGGGGTTGTGTGCACCCCTGAGTCCTGATGCAATCCCAGCGAACCCAAGTTCTGAGGACAACCCTTTGTCCGAGGAGAGTGCCCCGGTGCAGCAGGGTGGGAGCCCCCTCCTTTCTAGGATCAGGTGCCCATCCTCCCCGGGCTTCCCTGGACACCTCTGTGAGGCCCCGTGAACACCCCTCCCGCCAGGCCCCCGGGTCCCCGGCTGCCCTCAGTAAGTGGCTGAGCCATCACAGCATGCCCTTCTCTTGTTTCCTGCAGGGACCTGAAACCAGAGAACATCCTCTTGGActgtcaggtgtgtgtgtgcgtgcagagTTGCACACGTGTTCTATGCACCCACAAGTGTGTGTGGATGGGCGTGCATTCAAgtatgtgtgtgtccatgtgcccatgcatgtgtatgtgcatataagaacatgtatatacatacatgtgtgtgcacatgcatgcatagGAGGTTTATAGGGGGCAGGGGTAGAGTCAGGTAGAGGCTCGTGGATTCTGTATTCCCTCCATGTCTTAGACTGGGTTCCCTGGAAACAGACCCTGAGCTGAAACATTGGGTGCAGAAGATTATTGGGGAACACCCTGAAGAGGTCGACCTTTAAGGGAGTGAAAAGGCAGggatgggcaaaggaggaagCTCGCCTGCATTGTGGCTGCAAGTGAGGCCTCAGCCAATCGGGGTGAGAAGGGCCCCAGTGGAATGGCTCTTTACAACCGTTCTTAACTGGGGCAAGTAGGCTGGGTCCCCTGCATCCGTCAGTCACTGGGTGGGGACCGCCCCTTGGGAGGGCCGTGACTTTGGGCGAGGGCAGGTCCCAGCGTGGGGAGAAGGGCATGACAACTCCTAAGGGGGAGATCTATACAGAGCCCCGTGGTATCCGCCCTCTCCACGACCTCCGCTAgcctcccacctgcccagccaCCACAAGGTATGGCTGCTTCCTGGGTCCTTAATGCTCTGTCAAGGGGACTgctgctcccagccccctccagcAAGGACATTCTGGAGCTGCCACTGTTACagggtctgggtctgggtctgtGATGGGCTGGGCAGACAGTGGaccaccatcccccaccccaccgccccctgTGCCGCTCCCAGTCTGGAAAGCCTAGTTTTTCCACTAGAGACTCCAGCCTGTGCAGGGAGGGCATCAGACCCCACGGTGACTGCCTTGAAGTGTGGCGCCTGGGCTTCAAGGTCACGCCTGGCCATACCTTAATCTTGGaccaccctcctgccccaccctcccgtCCGCCACAGGGACACGTGGTGCTGACAGACTTCGGCCTCTGCAAGGAAGGGGTAGAGCCGGAGAAGACCACGTCCACGTTCTGCGGCACCCCCGAGGTGAGCCTACCCTCCCGAGAGAAGGCAGGCTGTGAGGGGTTGAGGCCGCAGCCCCTGATTGGAGGCAATGGCGTGCACCAAAGAGAGCTCACCTCTCCCACCCAAGCACTTCCCCTGAGCTGCCTGTACCCCCAGCCTCGGTTCCCTCATCTGTGGGATGGGGGCATCTGCTCTAGGGGCTGCTGGGACCCGGCCAGCTGCCGGTGCCTCTGCCATGGTGCTGTCCGACAGAAACAGGAATGCAAACCATACAGGCGATTAAAATTTGCCAGCAGCCatgtttaaaaagtgaaaagaaataggtgaagttaattttaataatgtattttcattAGCCCAATGTACACAAATATTGTTATTTCAACATACAATCAATATAAAATTGTCCagatagtttattcttttttgtttcctaagTCTTTGGAATCAGGGTGTATTTTACACTGATGGGCCACCTCAGCTCACACCAGCCACGTTTCAAGTGTGTGGCAGCCACATGTGGATCATGGTTGCCCTTCAGGGTGAAGTCCATGTGCAACAGGAGGGCCTAGCCTGACAATTAAGGTCAAGGCTGGCGAGTGTGAAAGACACCTTTTCTTCTGTCCTCTTCTATCCACCGAGAGCCTGGAAGGTTAACATTTGTGGGTCTCAGCAGTAATTCCCACATCTGTCGGTCCTGCCCGTGCCTCCATGCAGCCTTGCGGTTCAACCCTTCCCTCAAATTCTCACCAGTGTTGACCTTTGGACCTCTGACCAAAAGGGGTCGCCAGTTGCTTGGACAGCTGTCTGGGTGGGGTTGCGGGACCAAGGCTACAGGACTGGGGAGCTCCTCCCAacccagcaggaggcagggcgTGAGCTGCTCTGTGGTTCTCCCTGTGCGAGATGACCCAAGCTTCAGATCACAGCTGGGCCTCCTCGGTGTGGTGCAGGGTAGCCCACGGACGGATGACCTTCTGCGCAGGAGCCATTGTCTGTGTTTGTGAATGGCCAGGTGTCCACTGGACAGAGCTGGCCTGCCCAAGCCTGACAGCCCAGCCATCCCATCCTTGGACAttgcccagggcagggagcagggcgtATGGCACCCCGGCTTACGAAGGAGACAAGTGGCCCCAACATGTCATCCCTTCCATGATCTTCTTCTCCAAGCGCCCTGTTTGCAAACGGAGAGGCTGAGTCTGCGGGTCTTTCAGATGAGTCTTTCCCCCCAACAGTACCTGGCTCCAGAAGTGCTTCGCAAAGAGCCTTACGATCGGGCGGTGGACTGGTGGTGTTTGGGGGCTGTTCTCTACGAGATGCTGCACGGCCTGGTGAGTGGGGTCTGGCCATCTGCAAGGGACACCTGGctctggggggaggtgggggtgggtctcTCCCTTGAGGCACCTGCTCAGGCTCCTCGAGGAACTGAACAGGCCGTCTCTCCACTCCAAGCTAAAAAAGATGATGCCAAAGTGAATACAAGGATTATAAGTCTTTTTCCATAATGTCAGTCCAGCACTTTATAATACACCATCTCCTATGTTACTCCTTTGGTTCCTCAAAACGGCTTTTTGAGAGTGGCTGCAGGAAATGGAGctgtttttaatttactgaaagggaaactgaggcccagaaaggtcaCAGTGCTGGTAGGTTGCACAACCAGCCCTGGACCCAATCCTAGGCTGCCTGTGTAGATGGAGCTCCATGTAGACttgccccaggccaggcctcacTCTAGGGTGGCTTCAGCAACAGAGCTTGGTGGACGTAAGGAAGCAAGAGCTGGCAGAGCTCAGCTCAGAGCTCAGAGGTGGGAGGAAGAGCATCAGGAAAGACGGGCTCTGGATACGATTTGGGGCCTGGCTCTCTGCCTAGGCTTTCATCTCGCTGAGCCTTTTCTCTTCTGAACAATTGCAACCTGTCTCCAGGGACGGTTGTGTGGCTGGGATGAAATGACGAAGGGAAGAGCGTGAACCTTGCAAAGTGCAAAATTAGTGCACGAGGCATGTTACGAGAGGTGGGGTAGGGGATGCTCCCAGGAGGTGCACAAGTCTCACACAGGTAGAGAGAGACTCCTTGGCCTTCCCAGAAGCCCTCTCCACTGCACCAGAAGCCCAGTGGTCTCTGTCCTTCTCCAGTATGCCATGTGAGCCAGTGTACAGGACGTGGTTCTGGCTGATCCTTCCAGCGACCCGGCTTTGCTCTAAGTCTCTCTGAGACCTGTGCCCACTTGCACACCAATGATcctccagctctctccctctctcaccagCCACCCTTCTACAGCCGAGACATAGCCCAGATGTATGAGAACATTCTGCACCAGCCACTGCAGATCCCTGGGGGCCGGACGGTGGCCGCCTGTGACCTCCTGCAAGCCCTTCTGCACAAGGACCAGAGGCAGCGGCTGGGCTCCAAAGCAGACTTTGTAGGTGACTTGCCGGGGGAGCACCGGCCCCTTCCCGCAGAGGCAGCTCAGAAGCACAGTGACACCCATCCAGCTAATGTGTTCATTTGGAAATTCACAGATGCTGCTGCTTGATTACTTCCTTCAGTCTGGTGCTTTTAGTCAACcagtatttactgaacacctactctgtgccagacattgAGCTCAGTGCTAGGGATTCAGTAGACTGGCTCTCTGCCCTTATTGAGTTTataggggcgggggtggggggaagacaaTGAGCAAACATTGTATACAATTGTTACAGAGCGTGGCAAGTATCAGGAAATCAATGAACAGTGAGCTAAGACAGACACTAACGGGAGGGGGTGAATTCACACGGGCATGGTCAGGGAAGTCCTCTCTGAGGAGGCGCCAGGCTGAGACTTGAAGGATGCAAAGGAGCCACTTGTGCAGAACTGGGAGGAGGCATCCAGACACTGGGGGGCATGTGCAAAAGTCCTGTGGTGGGAGCAAGGAGGAGAGTGGTACGCTTTAGGGTGTTTTGAGCAGGGGTGTGGTAAGAGACAATTTTAAGTTGTAAGAAACTCCTCTGGCTTCTGTGCGGAGTGAACTGAACTTGCTTTTCACAAATATGTGAGTGCTTCCTCCTTGCCGGTGCCCAGGCTGGGCACTCAGGATATAGAGATGAAAAGTGCGCAGTCCATTCTCTTAATAAGTTTATTatgtattttgtattaaaatggcatttaaaaaagcATCTTCCATTCTCTAGTCAACCCAAGATCATTTGGGTTTATAAAAGGAAGACCACAGTACTCTTCTCCCTGGAAGCTTATTTTCTCTCCCAGCATCGGGGCTGAGATGCATGGACTAGGAGACAGGTGACCTGGGTTCAGATCCCCCCTCCGCCACTCACACTTAACTtctctctgtgagcctcagtttccccatctgtaataACAGTGCCCAGCCCGAAGCTGCTATAAAAATCAAATGGATTAAGATATGCAAGGCACTTAGGCCAATGCCTGAAACATAGTAAGTGCTTTTTAAGTGTTCGTACCAACAGCCCTACATGGCAGATGCCGTGAAGTATAACAATGTTTAGGGCATTTGTCTACCCTGGCCAGCTTAAGGAATGAGGATTTCAGGACGACTGGTGCACTCCTTCCAGTTTgcatcttaaaaaatatgtatgattttgtctggcttgtgtggctcggttggttggtcatcccatacactgaaagggcactggtttggttcccggtcagggcatatatctaggttgtgggttcgatccctggtcggggtacATATggtaggcaactgatcaatatatcacattgatgtttctctctctctccccctccccctctctctaaaagcagtgagaaaattgcagcagctatttggggtcgtttataattccatataaatttttaaagtgtttgttctatgtctgtgaaatatgccattggtactttaataggaattgcattgaatgtgtgaattgctttgggtagtatggacattttaatgatattaattcttccaatccatgaacacggtatatgtttccatttgtttgtgtcttccttgatttctttcttcagtgttgtgtagttttctgaataccagtcttttacctctttggttaggtttattcctagatattttatttttctttttgctatttcgaatgggattttttccttgatctctgtttctgctgtttcattgttggtgtacaggaatgcctttgatttctggatattgactttgtatcctgctgttttgccaaattcatttattaggtcaagcagttttttggtagagtctataggattttctatgtatactatcatgtcatctgcaaacagtgacagttttgtttcctccttaccaatttgaatgccttttatttctttttcttgtctgattgctgtggctaaaacttccagtactatattgaacagaagtggtgaaagtggagagccttgccttgttcctgatcttagtggaaaagattttaatttttgcccattgagtatgatgttggcgtttgcaggatataaaaaaaataataataaaaaaaataaaagcagtgagaaaatgtccttgggtataATCAGTGTTACTAGTTTTGGGAGATCTGGGATATTTTGAGCCTGGCTTTTTAAGGAGCCCAGAAGGTGGTATTGTGATACAGGTGGTTGGAGAGTCATTCtttgagaaacagaagaaagtccTGCTGGCACAGGAGAAAGTTGGTGCTGACATTGGTTTGGAGTAGGAAAGAAATGGTGAAACTCGCCCAGGGCTGAGTCCTAAATTCTGGGTCTCTGGGAGCCTACAGCTTTTCTTGGGGCTTTTTCCTTCCTAAACCTTCCAGAGTGAGTTGctttgtccatttctctggtttgCATTCTGGAAGAGTGTAAATTCACTAAGGCAGAGTGGGGCGGGGTTGCGAAGATCTCCCAGGGCACCCTAGTACAGTGATGTACCTCCAAAGCCTACCAgggtctggcacagagtaggtgttcaCTAAACAGACATGGAATAAATGAATGCCATGGGGGAAAGGGGCTGGGTTCCTGATGATGGCAAAGGGGAGAGGACTGGCTGCAGAGCTGTCGTCCCAGGAAACCAGACTGAGGTGCAAGTTACATTCTCAGTAAAGGTTTTTGGACTCGACAGTCAGCTGCCAGCCGAGCTGGAGCTTGGGGCGGAGTCGGGGAGGCACGGGAGTGTCTATGGGGAGGGCTGCTCCTGATCAGCACCTTCTTCCTGCAGCTCGAGATAAAGAACCACGTATTCTTCAGCCCCATAAACTGGGATGACTTGTACCACAAGAGGCTGACGCCACCCTTCAACCCCAATGTGGTAAGAGGTCACCGCAATCCAGATTCTGGGTTACCAGGGCCGGCGGGAGTCTGCAGGACATCTGGACCAACTCTCTACAGGCGGAAAAAACCTGAGTCCAAGGGGCTCCATgctttgtccaaggtcacatggaaAGTTAGAGGCAGAGCTGGTGTAGAACCGGGAGTCCTGACTGCCAATTGAGCTCTGTGTGACCGGCCAGGCCTCCGCTTCTTCATGTTTAGCACCAGTGACTCTCACTGCACGGCCCTCTACGGGTTTTACAGTGCTCCGTGTCACGCAGTGCCCCCCGCTGGAGCCGAGCCCCGTGAAGACATTCCCCCCCTATGGTTAGCTTTTTTCCTGAGAAGAAAAATGGCATGTATTCACTGTAGAGAGTATGTAAAACAGAGAAGTTTaaagcaacaggggaaaaaaagcttatTATCTCATTACCCAAGAGAAACCACGGCTGACGTGTCTCCTGTCAGTCATCCCTGTGTGTTTTTTACCtaggttatattttatatatagatgcttttctccaccccctcccttttttgggggggggggtaaaaactaggtcattattattattttttaaagattttgttgcactggctggtgtggttcaatgcattgaatgctggcctgtgaaccaaagggtcacagatttgattcccagtcagggcacacgctgggttgtgggccaggtcctgggtgggaggcatgcaagagacaaccacacattaatgtttctcttcctctctttctccatcctttcccctgtctaaaaataaataaataaataaaatctttttaaaaaagggacggaggaagggagggagagaaacatcaatgtgcgagagaagcatggatcggttgcctctcgcatgcccccccaACCAcagacctagcccacaacccaggcatgtgcccggactgggaattgaaccagtgacattttagttcacaggcccactgagccacaacagccaggtcCATGTCATTATTTCTGCAAGTAACATAAAACTTTATATGGATCATTTTAAGTGGCTAATACTATGTCAACCCTATGTTGGTGACATAATGTCTTCAACCCCGCTCCTAATGGTGAACTTTAgattattatcatttttcatttatcatcAAGGACCCATGAACATCTTTAAGTGTCTATCTTTGCCCAGAGTTCTGATTATTTCCTTGGGATGGATTGCAGATGGGGAATGACCAGGTCAAAGAATGTGAATGTTTCTCGATTCCTGAGTCATGCTGCCCTCACTGCGTGTTAGGGAGTAGCGTCTGTCTCTGACCGGTGGAGTCTGCTGGAGAATTCTTACTTTCTGCAGCGTATGCATCGTTTTTAACTTTGCaaacttaagtaaaaaaaaaaataccacctaGTATTGCTTTAGTTTATTTGATTACAAAGCTTtgatttgtttgatttgtttcttcGATTTACAGTGAAGGCACTTAGTTTTTACATGTTAATTAGCAGTGCTAGTATGAACAGAAGGACCCCCATTTCGGATGGACACTGGAGACTCTCCTGGCCACCTCTAACCATCGAGCAATGTCAAGTCCCCTTCATCCGAGCAGCCTGCACACCTCAGCGCTGCCAGCGTTACCATTCACATCTCCCCTTAGGTGATTCACCTGTTTGTGAACATGTCTTTGAGCTCCAGGTTCTTGACATCAGCTGTCAGATAGGACACGTTCAGTCCAGGCACCTGAAAAGTGTCTCTAtctgaggattttaaaaaagactttgagGGTCACATTGAATGTACACCTTGGAGAGAGAATAATACACAAAATACTGGACAGGGTGGTAATAAAATGCAACGCATGAACTTCAGAGTGAGACATAGTGGGACTGGGTTCCTGTTCTGTCGCCTACCACTTGTGAGACCTCGAAGAAGTTTCTTTAGCATCAACGTCTTCATttgtaaaaagcagaaaagactTGCCTTGTCTAGGGCCATACATCAGAAaaagggccagggccagggttcACATTCTGATCTTGGAACTCTGTGTCCTGGGCTAGCGCCACTATATCCTGTGGCCTTCTGGAGAAGCTAGAAGCCAAGGCCTCTTCAGTTGCACAGGCTGAGGCTTGCACACTAGAGCAGGTTTGCAGAACTTTCCACTTGCTCACCCGCTTGCTGCATAAAGCCCAGCTGCCTCAGTCTTCTCCACGGACAGTGCCTCCTCCACAGAGAGGTTGTATTGGCTAGCTCTTGCTGCATAACAAGCCACCCCCCAAACTAGGCAGCTTAAAACAATTCGTTACTTCCTTCTGCTTCTATGGGTTATTTGGGAGGTGTTTTtggcccaggccaggccagctgTCTCTGCTGGGCTCTCACATGTTAGCGGTCAGCTAGCAGGTCAGCTGGCAGTCAATGATCTAGAATTGCCTCACTCACGTGCTtggcagctggggcagctgggTCCTTATTCATGAGGCCTCTCAGACTCCAGCAGAATGGCCCGGGCTTGTTTACATGGTGGCCTTAGGGTTCCAAGTGCAGCAAGAGAGAACTCCCAGTGTGTGTTTTTCAAGCCTCTGATTGCATCACATTTGGTAATGTCTCATTGGCCCAAGTAAGTCACGTGGCTAACTCCTATTAAAGGATGTTGGAAGAGGCACCATCTCCGGATGGGAATGGAGAATTTGTGACCATTTTTTTACAATCTCCCTCACAGGTCTTGTGCAAAATAGCTAAAGTGATCTAGTCACTCTTTACCATATTgccctattttatattttatatgaggCCTATCAGTACCCTAAATTATTTATGTACATGTTTATTATCAATCCTCCTACTCCTTGCATAATATAAGCTTCATGAAAGCAAGGGCCCACTCCATTTTGTTCTCCTGTATTCCCAGGGCCATGAACGGTGCCTGGAAGGCATTCAGTAAGTATATGTTGACGAGGCTTGTCTTAGGGTTATTGTGGAGCAGGCATGAGCTGATATGTGGTTATTGGACCTCGTGGGATAAAACAATGTACACTCATGGGTAAGTGACAGTTAAGGAAGGGCATCCAGAAAGTGCTCAGAGGCATCCCTCGCAGGGCTTGTAGGCTCCTTTGGCAGCTCTGACGCCTGTGTTCCCTCCTCATTGTTGGCTTGTATCCACAGGCAGGACCTGCTGACTTGAAACACTTTGACCCAGAGTTCACTCAGGAAGCCGTGTCAAAGTCCATTGGCTGCACTCCCGACACTGTGGCCAGCAGCTCTGGGGCCTCGAGTGCATTCCTGGGATTTTCCTATGCGCCGGAGGATGACGCCACTTTGGACTGTTAAGACAGAAGTCCCTGTGACACCTCTGAAGACAGCTGGATCTGTAAGGAATCACCTTCAGCTGCTAGGAGCAGAGATTCAAAGAAACAATcttatttaaataagattttgtttCCCCAGCACGTAAAGAATTGTGTTAGGTGGCCCAGGGCTGGCACCAGATACTCAGGGGCTTCCCATATTTTGCTCTGCCATCCTTGGCATATGGCCACAATATTAGTTGCTACATTATTATAGGGTAGTTACTGAAGTTCTAGCCATTGCTTTTGTGTTCTggacagaagaaaggaggaaggagggaagagcaAAAGGACATTTTTATAGTTTCCCAGAAGCCCCACCCACTGACTCTGCTCATTAGCCACCATGCCTACCTGTAATGGAGGCTGGGAAGTGGGACTTACTAGCTGGCACAGTATTACCCCTAATAAACAGGCGTTCTGAcactgagggaggaggaggaaaatgttGGGAAGGCAACCAGCAGGGCTTCTTGGCGTTTCGATTTTTATCTCAAAGTGTGCAATGACAGATGTGACAAGCCTATAGGGTAGCACCCAACATCCTCTCTTATTTTCCTATGTTGATGGTATTTCCCTTTGTTGCGGGTAGTGGTAGACATTTGTTATTACATCTGTCTGCCTGGCATCTGAACTCCTCCCTCTATTCAGGGACTCTCCTACTTCATGAGTCTGGCTGAGGGACCATGACTACCTCCACTGAGAGTAGCTGAAATTCTAGA carries:
- the SGK2 gene encoding serine/threonine-protein kinase Sgk2 isoform X2 — encoded protein: MTSTAPRCCREFRAGARPAPGTDTSALVGRTERGSLVRSPPSSSNCCFSRQPLLRLVQPPPYHCYRMDSGPSPAGTPSPQPSRANGNINLGPSANPNARPTDFDFLKVIGKGNYGKVLLAKRKSDGMFYAVKVLQKKSILKNKENHIMAERNVLLKNVRHPFLVGLRYSFQTPEKLYFVLDYVNGGELFFHLQRERRFLEPRARFYAAEVASAIGYLHSLNIIYRDLKPENILLDCQGHVVLTDFGLCKEGVEPEKTTSTFCGTPEYLAPEVLRKEPYDRAVDWWCLGAVLYEMLHGLPPFYSRDIAQMYENILHQPLQIPGGRTVAACDLLQALLHKDQRQRLGSKADFLEIKNHVFFSPINWDDLYHKRLTPPFNPNVAGPADLKHFDPEFTQEAVSKSIGCTPDTVASSSGASSAFLGFSYAPEDDATLDC
- the SGK2 gene encoding serine/threonine-protein kinase Sgk2 isoform X1; amino-acid sequence: MTSTAPRCCREFRAGARPAPGTDTSALVGRTERGSLVRSPPSSSNCCFSRQPLLRLVQPPPYHCYRMDSGPSPAGTPSPQPSRANGNINLGPSANPNARPTDFDFLKVIGKGNYGKVLLAKRKSDGMFYAVKVLQKKSILKNKEQNHIMAERNVLLKNVRHPFLVGLRYSFQTPEKLYFVLDYVNGGELFFHLQRERRFLEPRARFYAAEVASAIGYLHSLNIIYRDLKPENILLDCQGHVVLTDFGLCKEGVEPEKTTSTFCGTPEYLAPEVLRKEPYDRAVDWWCLGAVLYEMLHGLPPFYSRDIAQMYENILHQPLQIPGGRTVAACDLLQALLHKDQRQRLGSKADFLEIKNHVFFSPINWDDLYHKRLTPPFNPNVAGPADLKHFDPEFTQEAVSKSIGCTPDTVASSSGASSAFLGFSYAPEDDATLDC
- the SGK2 gene encoding serine/threonine-protein kinase Sgk2 isoform X3 — protein: MDSGPSPAGTPSPQPSRANGNINLGPSANPNARPTDFDFLKVIGKGNYGKVLLAKRKSDGMFYAVKVLQKKSILKNKEQNHIMAERNVLLKNVRHPFLVGLRYSFQTPEKLYFVLDYVNGGELFFHLQRERRFLEPRARFYAAEVASAIGYLHSLNIIYRDLKPENILLDCQGHVVLTDFGLCKEGVEPEKTTSTFCGTPEYLAPEVLRKEPYDRAVDWWCLGAVLYEMLHGLPPFYSRDIAQMYENILHQPLQIPGGRTVAACDLLQALLHKDQRQRLGSKADFLEIKNHVFFSPINWDDLYHKRLTPPFNPNVAGPADLKHFDPEFTQEAVSKSIGCTPDTVASSSGASSAFLGFSYAPEDDATLDC